The DNA sequence TCTTTTCCTGCAATGGTATCTAAATCGTAAGCATGCATTGGCTGACCATATTCTTCCATAACATAGTTTGTAATATCTACGATATTATTAATTGGACGAATGCCCTGTGCTGCCAATCGTTGCTGCATCCACTTTGGTGATGGTGCAATTTTGATATTTTTTACCACTCTTGCACAATATCTTGGACACAAATCTGTATTGTGTACATTAACCTTAATATAATCATTTACATTTTCACTATTTCCGGTTTCTGTTACTACAGGTGGACGGAATTCTTTTCCAAAAGTAGCTGCCGCCTCTCTTGCAATTCCAAGGATACCGAAGCAATCTACACGATTAGAAGTAATCTCATATTCCACCACTGTATCGTCCAATCCTAACGCATGGATAGCGCTTTCCCCAACGACTGCATCGTCATCAAAAATGTAAAGTCCATTTTCCGGTGCTTCCGGATAAAAATCTTTGGTAGAACCCAATTCTTCAATGGAACACATCATTCCGAAAGACTCTACACCTCTTAATTTTCCTTTTTTTATTTTTACACCACCCGGTGTTTTCTGACCGTCATGTCCACCGGCAACTCTTCCGCCATCTAATACAACAGGTACTTTACATCCTTCTTTTGCATTCGGTGCTCCGGTTACAATCTGGATATTTTCTCCTGTTCCAATATTTACCTGACAAATAACTAATTTATCCGCATCCGGATGCTTTTCAATTTTTTCAATCTGTCCAATAACAATTTTGTCCAAATCTGCATCCAATTTTTCATACCACTCTACCTTAGAACCGGAAAGGGTCATTGCATCTGTATATTCTTGTGCTGTCACATCCAGTTCCGGCACATATTCCTTAATCCATGATAATGATGTCTTCATAATATCCTCCTACTTAGAACTGTTTCAAGAAACGGTCATCGTTCTCATATAACAATCTCATATCGTCAATTTCGTATTTTAACAGTGCGATACGTTCCAAACCTACACCGAATGCAAATCCGGAGTATTCTTCCGGGTCAATACCGCTCATTTCTAATACATGTGGATGAACCATACCACAACCTAAGATTTCAATCCAACCTTCTCCCTTACAGAAACGGCAGCCCTTGCCACCACATTTAAAGCAGGTAACATCTACTTCTGCACTTGGCTCTGTGAACGGGAAGTGATGTGGACGGAACTTCACCTTCGTGTCTTCTCCGAATAATTCTTTTGCAAATTCCTGCAAGGTTCCCTTTAAATCTGCAAAGGTAACATTTTTATCAATGACCAATCCTTCAATCTGATGGAAAGACGGAGAATGTGTTGCATCTACTTCGTCAGAACGGAATACTCTTCCCGGTGCAATCATGCGGATTGGCAGTTTGCCCTTTTCCATCTCTCGCACCTGTACCGGTGAGGTCTGTGTACGAAGTACAATTTTATCATTGATATAAAAGGTATCCTGCTCATCCTTTGCCGGGTGATTTGCCGGAATATTTAATGCTTCAAAATTATAGTAATCATATTCTACTTCCGGTCCTTCCACTACTTCATATCCCATACCAATAAAGATACGTTCTACTTCTTCTAATGCAATGGTATTTGGATGACGATGACCTACGCGGTTCTTTTTCGCTGGCAAGGTAACGTCAATAACTTCTTTCTTTAAGCGTTCCTCACGCTCTGCTGCTTCCATTTTATTCTTTGTCTCTTCAATGAGCTTTTCAATGCTTTCGCGTGTTTCATTTACCCATTGACCTACCTTTGGACGCTCTTCCGGAAGAACATCCTTCATTCCTTTTAATACAGCAGTCAGTTCACCTTTTTTTCCAAGAAAAGCAACTCTGACTTCATTTAATTTTTCCAATCCGTCGGAATTTTGAATCTCACGGACTGCGTCTGCTTTGATTTTTTCCAGTTTTTCTTTCATTGTCTTTCTCCTCTAAATTTTTATTAAGTATTCCTTCCACGCTTATTCGCGCAAAAAATCCCTATGCCAGTCAAAGACTAACATAGGGACGAAATATTCCGCGGTACCACCCTGCTTCTTAAGAAACAATTCTTAAACTCTCACTTAATGCGTAACGTGCACATACGTCATATCTTACTTGCTATAACGTTCATTTCAGATATGCAGCTCCGGTGGGAAATTCGATTGCCTTCTTTTCTTAAGAGGACTTGCAGCTGATAATCCTCTCTCTCTGTAAGCAGTGTAGCTCTCTACTGAACACCTTCATTGCCTTTCATTATTTGCATGGATATTATTTTAGCACGGTAAAAATAAAAGTGCAAGTATTTTTTACATTCTCTTCTTCGCCTTATTTCCATATATTATTTAAAATGTATAATATCATCCGCAATATCTTTCAACCTACTGTCGTGAGAAATTACAATAATAATATGATCCTCCTTAAAACTTTTTAATTTTTCAACTATCCTTTTTACGCTTATATCATCCATTGCGCTAGTCGGTTCATCCAAAATCAATATATCCGCCCCTTTCAACATGGACCTGCAAACCGCAATTTTTTGTTTTTCCCCACCTGACAAATTCGTATTTCTATTACTAACATATGTATTCATTCCTTCTGGTTTTCTTTTTACAAATTCTAATAAACCTGTTTCATCTTCTATTTCCTCCTTTTCTCTATTTAAACCATATAGAAGATTCTCCCTAATAGTTCCATCTTGTAGCATTGGCTCCTGTTCTGTAATTGCTACCAATTTTCTTCTGATTTCGTACATATTTAATTTAGAAATATCTACTCCATTGTATAAAATATTTCCCTCCGCTGCTTCCAATACTCCTGTTAAAGTTTCAATGAATGTTGATTTTCCTGTTCCATTCTCTCCATATAGCAAATAAATATTTCCTTTTTTCAATTCTACATCTTTTCCTTTAAAAATAAAGTTCTTATCATCTCTAACCGCTAGTTGATTTACGCTAATAGTATCAATTTTTGTCAATAACTCCTCTCCATTTTCTTCCTGTTCTAGTTGAAATATATTTTCCATCCTATTTACAGCAACTCTATATGATTCTCTATACTTTCCAATCTCTGTTAAATCTTTTATTTTGGACAATATCATTTCTATATACATAAAAACAGTAGTAAGTATACCTACAGAAACACTTCCGTGTGCTACTGCCCATCCTAAAATTAATATACTTCCTGCATATGCTATTCTAGAAAGAAACTCATTGAACGCTGTCAAAGAGAAATCTATCCTAAGATATTTCATTGATTTTTCGAAAAAGTTGTTCACTGCACTTACGAATTCCTTATCCTTTTCTTTATACCATGCATTTATCTTTATTACTAACATATTGAAAATCTGATTATCAATCATCGAAAAGAACTTACTTTGAGCTTCCAGCATCTCATGATTTCGTTTATATAAAATATTCTTTGTTCCAAAATAAACACCATAAAATACTACGATGAAAATCACTAAAAAAATCCCCATTGGTACATACATATAAAACATAATTGGTACTAAAAAAAGTATCAACACTATATTTTTAACAAAAACAGGAATTTTTTCCACTAAATAATCTCCGATCATAACCGCATCATTATTAATTCTTTGTGTCAAATATACGTTATCAAATTTTCTAAGTGCTTTATATTTTACAAATTTAATATAACGCAATGTATCAAATTCAATTTGAAATGCCACTATATTAGATAATTTTATATTCCATTCGCTAATCAACAGAAAAACTACACACTCTACAACCGCTAGAACAAAAAACTTTCCCAGCATAGCAATAACTGTGTTCCATCCCTCTTGTTTTAAAATTTCATCTACACACAGGCTTAAATAATATGGTATTACTAACGATAATATAAGAAAAATAAAATTAAAAAAAATATATATAATATAACTTCCTGCATTTTTTTTTATATATGTACTAGTATTGAATTCTGTACTTTCAGATGACTCGTCAATAATCGCATTGTTCATTTTTTTCATCTTTTTCACGAACCTCCTCATCTTCCTTAAAAATAACGTACTTTACCCTTTCTCACTAATTAGGCTTTCTAATTTTTCAATAAATTCATCTGTTTTCATATTGTCTTCTAATATTATTTTTTCAATAAATTCCACACATTCTTCTATCTCTTCTGGCAATAGCTTAATATCATTTGGAAATATGTCATGAAAAATAATATGACATATTTCATGACATAGCACATGCATAACATCCGTATATGTTGATATTACAATATTATATCCATCTTGAACATATGTAAACCCATCACAATACTTTCCCCCAAAATTACTGATAATTTTTGTTTCAAGAATATACACACTAATAGGTATATTCTTACTTTGACAGTATAATTGGATTTTCTTATTCAAAATAATAATTTCTTTGTTTTTTACTTTCACCTCTTCTCTCTTATCCTTATATTCCGACAATAAATCTATCAATTCTGATGGCATAACTCCAAACTTTTTAGAATACAATATTTGTTCTATTTTATAATTTTTATATATTTTAATTTTCATCATACTCGCCAATTAAATATTTCATTATTCCTTCTTGATTCTTTCCAAATTCCCATATCAATGCCTCAAAAACATTATTCTGAAATATACATTGTGGAATTTTATCATAAACATTCCCTGTACAGCTATACACTTCCCTTGGGCAAACACCACAAAACATTTTCCATTCACATTTCTTACATGGTTCAATATTTCTTACATTTCGTTCACGCAATTCTTTTGCTCTTTTACTCTTATTAATCATACTCTCCAAGTTGTTCTCTTCATTCACATTTCCCATAGGAATATCTATCTCAATATTTGAAATTTGTCAATACATCTCTCCGATATATTTTTGAAATTTATCTCAATACCTTTATGGGTATCAATTCATTGTTAATAAATCATTTGCCTTGTTTATCCATACACTCACCCTATCAGTTCTCACTGGATCCATGTCCTTACATTCCTTCATTCTGTTTTATGGATAAAGGTACAGGGTAGACTTTTGCTTAGTTGCTGCCTCATTGGGCTGATGGAGATGACCTCCTTATCCCTGTACCTGTATCGGCACTATAAATCTGTTAAGCCGCTTGTAGCTGGCTCTTTCTATAACTTCCGAAGACAAGCTCCGGTTCATAATAAGCTTTCTTTTTGGATAGTGTAAATATAAGGGTAAGCACCTTTTTACTTATAACTACCAGTGCCTGCATCTTTTTCAGTGGATTATTTTCCCTTGTTTTCAGGTAATCATAAAGCTGACGCAGTTCCTTATTGTTTGCCACCATTGTAAGTGAAATCTGATACAATACGCTTCGCAGATTTTTTCTTCCCCGCTTTGAAATACATGTTCCACTCTTGTTTTTACCGGAACTGTCCTCTATCAGGTTATATCCCGCCAAACGGCTCATCTGTCTTGCATTCTCAAAACGTAACGGGTCTCCCAGTTCGCCCAGACATGTTGCAAGCGAAACTACTCCCATTCCTGTTATGCTCAACAGGTATTCAGATACTTCCGTTTTCTTTAATACCTCTGCCATCTCCGCTTCTAATGCTTCCAGCTGGCTTGTTATTAGTTCCAGTTCTTCCATCAGTTGCTGTATTTTAAAGCGTGCGGCATTTTCACCGTAATCAACACCTATGCTGTCTTTCGCAGTTTCTACCAGCTGTGCTGCCTTTTTTCTGCCAACCGTCTTTTTGACTGCCTTCTTAATTTCATCCAGCACACCATCTTCCCCTAATTCCAATATAAACTTAGGAATAGGACATACTTTCAAAAGGTGCATGGAGGCTTTCCCTTTAAAAGGTTGTTTGAATACTGTTCCAAACTCAGGAAAATATTCATCCAACACGGCAGTAATTGTGTTGATAATGGACTTTTTTCTCTTATTCATACTGTATCTGGTTGTTGTCAGTCCTCGCAATTCTGCATAGACATCGTGTGGAAGATATGTCTCAAAATATCGTCCGTCCTTAACCAGCCTTGCTATGGTAAATGCATCCTTTTTATCTGATTTTGTCTGGCTGTTATCATCCAGCTCCTTTGCCTTTTTTGTATGATAAGGATTTACCAAAACAACTTTGATTTTTGCCTGCTTTAACAGGAAATTTGCAAATGCTTTCCAGTAATGTCCTGTTGGTTCCATTCCAACAATAACCTTATTAAAATCTTCCTGCTTGCAGATTTCATAAATCCTTGCTAAGATTGCATTGAAACCATTACGATTATTTTCAAATTTAAGAGCCTTGTTATGTTCGATACCACGACAGTCGACAAATCTTGCCCACTGATTGTGCTTGGCTATATCGACACCTACAATTAAGGTTCTAAATGTGACTGCTTCAAGTTTTTTGTTTAAGCGTTCCTTTAAATGGTTTCTTTTACTCATGTTATAAAATCTCCTTTGTTTTCTGATGTATTAAGTCGCCAAACTCATATACATCATACGGGGAGATTTTATTTATTTCAAATTTCATGTTCTATAGGAATGCTTTTCTTGCTTATAATCTTATCTAACTTCAAAAAAAGGTTTATACCAAAACCGGATTTTTTATCTAACCAGTTTTGGCATAAACTTTTACTTCTTTCTATGTTATTATAATAGATTATTAATTTTTACATTCTCTTCTCCGCCCACTTTTCTTCATAAATATTATTGACCTCTGCCGCCAACAGCAAAATATACATGCCAAAATATAGCCAAAGCATTACTAACGCAATGGTTGTCAAACTTCCATACATGGAAAATCCATTAAAATAATCTACATAAATGGAGATTCCAAAGGATAACACTGACCACCCCACCGCACTTATAATACTTCCCGGAAGCTGACTTCGAATGGTTGCTTTACGGTTTGGAAGCATTTTAAACATCACAGCAAAAAATACAATTAATACCGCCAACAAAATCAAGGATCGCAAGCGGATAATTCCTCCCGTCATTTCCGAAATAAAAGGCACATATTTCAACAACATCTTCTGCAGACTATGTCCAAATACCATCAATACCAGAGACACGACAATACTAATTAACAGCATTACTGTATACAAAACAGCTCTAAGGCGCAAAAATAACCAGTTTCTGGTCTCTTCAATATCATATACTGTATTCAGTCCATTGGTGAGATACTGGATTCCCTTTGCTGCAGACCAAACAGCAACCACCGCCGTCACCGATACAATTCCAATAGAATGGTTATACATCTCATGAATAATAGAAATGAGAAATGGCGAAATATAGGTAGGCATTACCCTATTCACCATCTCCATTACCATGGATTCTGTCACCGGCGTATACTGTATGAGTGAAATAAAAAGCATAATAAATGGAATAAGTGACATCACAATGAAAAATGCCGCCTGAGAAGCGAATGCACTAACATTATCTTTTTTACATTTCTTCCAAAATATTCTTGCTTTTGCGATTGCTTTCCACATAACTCTTTTCCTCCATATTAGACGTAATCTAATATATATTTTCTATCGTAATTCCCTGATAAAATTTCATCAAAATATCTATATATGACATTCCTATCTTCGCCATTCCATTCGCACCATTCTGGCTCATTCCCATTCCATGACCATATCCACCGCCATATACCACATAGCCACTTTCTACCGGTATTATGGTACAATAAGCACTCGGCATCAATGCCATATTCACTTCCTTATCATCTTTATCCGTCAGTTTCTTCATTGCCTTTCCAAGAATATACCGTACATTATATTCACTCATAACCTGTACCGTTCCTTGTTCATAAGAAATCTGTAATTTTTTCATACATCCACCACTACTTCGTTCTATTACCTTCATTCCCGTTACAGTTCCAAAGCCAGCCACATCATTAACTACTGCTGCGGAACCGTCTGCTTTTATCAATTGCATATTTCCTGGATTTGCCTGTGAGCGCTCTATCACTGCCTGATTTACACTTTCTATACATCCTGCCATATCCAGTTCTGCTCTCCAACGAAAATATGACGCATCACTGTCAAAAGCCACAATATCCTTGTTCTGAATAAACGTTGCAAAAGCCTCTTCTGAGGAAAAATCCGGTTCACTTCCATCTGTTAAAAGTGTTGTCCCCGCAAGATACCCATCTTTTTCTTCCACTGGCTGATTCCATATTCCCATATCATCTGTATGACCGCAAGATGTAGAAAAATAGTAGGTTTCTGCAATTTCGCCGTTATATTTTATCACTTCTCCTATGGTATCGTCTACCGCAAGATTGGTTTTCTCATCTTCTTCCTTTTTATTATACACCTGATAATTGGTACTGTCGTCAACATTAGCTGCAAAACTTGCATAATCTCCCTTCATAAGCTGAATACACGCATAGCTTCTTGCACAAACTGCCTGAGCACGCAATGCCTCAATTTCATAAGTCGCAGGCATTTCACTGGGAACCACACCATATAAATATTGTTCCAAAGACACCTGATTTACCACACCAAAACCTTCTAAATATCTACGAATCTCTATACTTCCACGATAACCGAGTGAAATTCTCTCACCTGTTTCATCCGAAAAATATATTCTTCCCTCTTCTGTTATCGGCATAAGTTTCACATAATTGTTGCCCCCTTCCGGCAACATAGATGCCGGCACAATTACCTGTCCTGCAGGTATAGTCTGCTGGCTTTCTCCGATAGAAACTATACACTCGGCATCTGACACAAACATCGGATTTTCTCGATAGGGCAAAGTATCATTCATCAATAACACACGTATATTCTCAATTTGTGCCGGTTGTTTCAAAATAATTCCACAGACCTTTTTTTCTGCTACCACAAAGTCTGCCTGAAGATTCCCTATTACCAACTTAGATTCATCTAATTGTTCTACCGTTCCATAAGTCTTATAAATCCTTAGTACTCCCTCATACTCCAAGGTCCCATATCCTGATATTTCAATCTGATTCTCGTTAAAACTCAAGACTTTTCCCTGAATGGTCTCTTCTTTTTTATACACAGCAATTATCTTGCCATCCTTCCATACAATATCACATATCGTATCTGTAATGTTTTCCTTCAATCCAGCAATATCTAATAAAATTTGTTGATTTTCATACAATATCTGTGCTTTTTCTTTTTCTGTACTATGTACAAATACATTCTTCCATGTAATCTCTTGGGAAGATGCCTTTTTTATACCAATAATTTCATTCTCTTTCACATAAACCTGATAGGTATCATATGGCTTAAAATAAGTAATTTCTTCTGGCAGCTGATAATATCCCTCTTGGGTCAAGATTTGCTTCTCCTTCGGATTATCTAAAAACACAAAATTTTCTATCGTTACTGTTTGATTAACATCCAACAAGTCCAATATCTGCTCATAAATCTTGTTCCAATTTTTTCTGGATACGGTCTTAAAATCTGCCTTTTTCTCATATGTAACATATGTTTCCAATGATAGCTTTTTTAGTAGACTTTCTAACTTCCCATAGGTCAATTTTCCGTTTAAATTTCTACCGTTATTAATCTCTTTTATTATCCTTTTCCATTCATCTTCATCATAATAAGTAAAACTCATTTGGCTAGGCAATTCCTTTATTGCCACATATTCCTCACTATATGTATTTACTTGTTGTCGTTCTGTGAAAAATTTAACAAAGCATACCACCAGTAATAGTAGTACTATCCCAACCCCAACTGTTACATACCACTTTATACTTCTTGCATCTCTTTTTTTCATATATCTGTTCCTGTCTAATTTTATTCCATACGATAAAGAGGCTACTTTCTAAAAAGTAGCCTCTTTCTTTTGTATTTTATCTTCTGTATTCCTCTTTCGTACTTTTACAAAATCCTTTGTAACTTGTGCGCAAGTTATCTTTTGTAAAAGCTATGATTCATACATTTCATTTGAATTTGCCCCAAAATGCCGTTTCCTGTGATTTTGACGCCTAGCCTATGCTAGGTGGGTAACCGCAACCGCTCTTCTGCCTTCCGCTGCAAACGACGGCCTGACATCCAATTGGCAATGTAGGAATCCCATAAACGTAAATGTAGGTTCAAAATAACAGGGTATCGAACATCCCAGGAATCATTTCATCACTTATTTGCTTCTAAAATGATTATACTCTATTATTCCACAGATTTCAATGTAAAATTCTTGTCAATTTTTGGCTAAAACCGACTAACGTATGAGTTACAACTCACTGATTATAACTGTGGGCCAGCTGAAACTAATGCTTTACCAGCTTCATTTCCTTCATACTTAGCAAAGTTTTTAATAAATCTTCCAGCCAAATCTTTAGCCTTTGTCTCCCATTCAGAAGCATCAGCGTATGTATCGCGTGGGTCAAGAATATTTGTATCTACTCCTGGAAGCTCTGTTGGAACCTCAAAGTTAAAGTAAGGAATCTTCTTTGTTGGAGCATTCTTAATGTCACCATTAAGGATTGCATCAATGATACCACGAGTATCTTTAATGGAGATACGCTTTCCTGTTCCGTTCCATCCTGTATTAACAAGGTAAGCCTTAGCTCCGCTCTTCTGCATCTTCTTAACAAGTTCCTCAGCATACTTTGTTGGATGTAACTCAAGGAAAGCTTGTCCAAAGCAAGCAGAGAATGTAGGTGTAGGTTCTGTAATACCACGTTCTGTACCTGCAAGCTTAGCAGTAAATCCGGAAAGGAAATAGTACTGTGTCTGCTCCGGTGTAAGAATAGATACAGGAGGAAGTACTCCAAATGCATCTGCGGAAAGGAATATTACATTCTTAGCAGCCGGTGCGGATGAAATTGGACGAACAATATTCTGAATGTGATCGATTGGATAAGAAACACGAGTGTTCTCTGTTACGCTCTTATCTGCAAAATCAATCTTTCCATCCTTGTCTAATGTTACATTCTCAAGAAGCGCGTTCTTCTTGATTGCATTATAAATATCAGGTTCTGAATCCTTATCAAGGTTAATAACCTTAGCATAGCATCCACCTTCAAAGTTAAATACACCATTATCATCCCAACCATGTTCGTCATCACCGATAAGAAGACGTTTAGGATCAGTAGAAAGTGTTGTCTTACCTGTTCCAGAAAGACCGAAGAAAATAGCTGTATTCTCACCATTTAAGTCTGTATTAGCGGAACAATGCATGGAAGCCATACCTTTTAATGGAAGGTAGTAGTTCATCATAGAGAACATACCCTTCTTCATTTCCCCGCCGTACCATGTGTTAATAATAACCTGCTCACGACTTGTGATGTTAAATACAACTGCTGTCTCTGAATTAAGACCTAACTCCTTGTAATTTTCAACTTTTGCCTTAGATGCATTATATACTACGAAATCAGGCTCAAAGTTTTCAAGTTCCTCAGCGGTTGGCTTAATAAACATATTTGTAACAAAATGTGCCTGCCAAGCAACTTCAACGATGAAACGAATAGCCATACGAGTATCCTTATTTGCTCCACAGAATGCATCTACTACATAAAGTTTCTTATTGGAAAGTTCCTTTACTGCAATATCCTTTACTGCTTTCCATGTTTCCTCAGATGCCGGATGGTTATCATTCTTGTATTCTTCTGATGTCCACCATACTGTGTCTTTAGAATTCTCATCAACAACTATGAACTTATCCTTAGGAGAACGACCTGTATAAACACCTGTCATTACATTAACAGCACCAAGTTCACTAACCTGTCCTTTCTCATAGCCTTCCAGTTCAGGCTTAGTCTCTTCTTCAAACAATAAATCGTAAGAAGGGTTGTAAACGATTTCTGTAGTTCCGGTAATACCATACTTGCTTAAATCAACCTTTGCCATCTTCATTCTTCCTCTTTTCCTAATTTTTGATTTCATATTAAGTAAGTCTGCCGTTGCAAACCCCTATGTTTACATAAAAATGGGTTTTAAACACATTCTTGTGGATAGTATATATCATTTATTTTAAAAAATCAACAAAATTATTACCATTCCAGCATTGAAAGGTAAATTTGTTTTATAGCCTACCATTTCCGTAAAATGCTTATCTTCGACATTTCGTGTGAAAATGTCTTAAGTTATCCACATTGCATACTTACACAAATTCCTGTCAAAAAAAATTGTGAATAAATTTTGCATTTTCCTCTTGGCAGGCATCACCTTCTTTGCTACAATTAATTCAGTTTTGAACTGAGTTATTCAGTTGAACTGGTATATCTTCTGTTTCTGTTAGTTGCCGTCCAAAGCTGGCTAACAATTCAGGAGATATATTTTTTTGCAGCTTTTTTATTCCATTTTTTTCAAGATAGAAATACTCATATAGCTGCTTCACAAAATCCGCTATCTGTTCCATCAGATAGTGATTCTTCTGTGCCCGCTCATTCCAACTACATGCGTGCTCTATATCTCCCTGCCAATGCTTCTGGCGGTTAAATCCCTGATTTTCTATTTTCCATCTGTTACGTCCGGCACGTACGATTTTTTTTGCATTACTTTTCGTAATCTCGATGCTTGTAATCCAGGCAAACTCTCTTTCTTTCTCTTCACCTTTTACAATCCACCTTTCCCGATAATAGATTAGATTCACGTCAAAGTCATTGAACATGATTTTATTCTGATACTCTATATCAGTTCCAATTGTTTCTTTTTCCGGAAGTGCACGGTATTCTTTAGCTATTGATGAAGCGCAGCCTTCTTTATATCGGATAATGTAATCCCAATGATAATCTTTACATATCTGTAAAACTGTTTTTGTAACATACAGTCCATCTGCCGTAATGATAATTGGCAGCCTCGGGAATTTCTGTTTGATTTTGGCAGCAAGTCTTACAAAAGCTTTACTTTCGCAATCCTGTTTTACTGCTTCATCACTTTGATTTATATATTTCTCCGAATTTTCTATTGTTTCTGATGCAATACTGCATACAAGATTTTCTCCAAAGTATATTTTTGCCTCAAGTATGCTTCTGTGATACTTAATGTACTCTTTATCTGAGCCTCTGTTGTAACACCGGCTCAGATAATGCTCATTCTTCTTTTGGTATCCTTCGTCCAATTCGGTTGCATCTACAATAATCTGCCATTTCTTTAACACCTTGGCATTATCAAAGGTCTTTCGACGAATCATGGAATATACGATATTCTGCTGAACATTCTCTAACTCCCTTGGATCTAATCTTTCCAGAAATTCATTTTCTGTCACACCATGGGGCATATAATCTTTTACTTCTTCTCCCATGAATCTGTATAAATTTCTGCAGATTTTCTCATCATTAAAGGTTCTTGTCATTTCCTGCATGCTCGAAATCCCTGCAATACTTTTATAGTACAT is a window from the Roseburia sp. 499 genome containing:
- the pheS gene encoding phenylalanine--tRNA ligase subunit alpha codes for the protein MKEKLEKIKADAVREIQNSDGLEKLNEVRVAFLGKKGELTAVLKGMKDVLPEERPKVGQWVNETRESIEKLIEETKNKMEAAEREERLKKEVIDVTLPAKKNRVGHRHPNTIALEEVERIFIGMGYEVVEGPEVEYDYYNFEALNIPANHPAKDEQDTFYINDKIVLRTQTSPVQVREMEKGKLPIRMIAPGRVFRSDEVDATHSPSFHQIEGLVIDKNVTFADLKGTLQEFAKELFGEDTKVKFRPHHFPFTEPSAEVDVTCFKCGGKGCRFCKGEGWIEILGCGMVHPHVLEMSGIDPEEYSGFAFGVGLERIALLKYEIDDMRLLYENDDRFLKQF
- a CDS encoding ATP-binding cassette domain-containing protein, which translates into the protein MKKMNNAIIDESSESTEFNTSTYIKKNAGSYIIYIFFNFIFLILSLVIPYYLSLCVDEILKQEGWNTVIAMLGKFFVLAVVECVVFLLISEWNIKLSNIVAFQIEFDTLRYIKFVKYKALRKFDNVYLTQRINNDAVMIGDYLVEKIPVFVKNIVLILFLVPIMFYMYVPMGIFLVIFIVVFYGVYFGTKNILYKRNHEMLEAQSKFFSMIDNQIFNMLVIKINAWYKEKDKEFVSAVNNFFEKSMKYLRIDFSLTAFNEFLSRIAYAGSILILGWAVAHGSVSVGILTTVFMYIEMILSKIKDLTEIGKYRESYRVAVNRMENIFQLEQEENGEELLTKIDTISVNQLAVRDDKNFIFKGKDVELKKGNIYLLYGENGTGKSTFIETLTGVLEAAEGNILYNGVDISKLNMYEIRRKLVAITEQEPMLQDGTIRENLLYGLNREKEEIEDETGLLEFVKRKPEGMNTYVSNRNTNLSGGEKQKIAVCRSMLKGADILILDEPTSAMDDISVKRIVEKLKSFKEDHIIIVISHDSRLKDIADDIIHFK
- a CDS encoding IS110 family transposase — encoded protein: MSKRNHLKERLNKKLEAVTFRTLIVGVDIAKHNQWARFVDCRGIEHNKALKFENNRNGFNAILARIYEICKQEDFNKVIVGMEPTGHYWKAFANFLLKQAKIKVVLVNPYHTKKAKELDDNSQTKSDKKDAFTIARLVKDGRYFETYLPHDVYAELRGLTTTRYSMNKRKKSIINTITAVLDEYFPEFGTVFKQPFKGKASMHLLKVCPIPKFILELGEDGVLDEIKKAVKKTVGRKKAAQLVETAKDSIGVDYGENAARFKIQQLMEELELITSQLEALEAEMAEVLKKTEVSEYLLSITGMGVVSLATCLGELGDPLRFENARQMSRLAGYNLIEDSSGKNKSGTCISKRGRKNLRSVLYQISLTMVANNKELRQLYDYLKTRENNPLKKMQALVVISKKVLTLIFTLSKKKAYYEPELVFGSYRKSQLQAA
- a CDS encoding YihY/virulence factor BrkB family protein, with the protein product MWKAIAKARIFWKKCKKDNVSAFASQAAFFIVMSLIPFIMLFISLIQYTPVTESMVMEMVNRVMPTYISPFLISIIHEMYNHSIGIVSVTAVVAVWSAAKGIQYLTNGLNTVYDIEETRNWLFLRLRAVLYTVMLLISIVVSLVLMVFGHSLQKMLLKYVPFISEMTGGIIRLRSLILLAVLIVFFAVMFKMLPNRKATIRSQLPGSIISAVGWSVLSFGISIYVDYFNGFSMYGSLTTIALVMLWLYFGMYILLLAAEVNNIYEEKWAEKRM
- a CDS encoding SpoIID/LytB domain-containing protein; the protein is MKKRDARSIKWYVTVGVGIVLLLLVVCFVKFFTERQQVNTYSEEYVAIKELPSQMSFTYYDEDEWKRIIKEINNGRNLNGKLTYGKLESLLKKLSLETYVTYEKKADFKTVSRKNWNKIYEQILDLLDVNQTVTIENFVFLDNPKEKQILTQEGYYQLPEEITYFKPYDTYQVYVKENEIIGIKKASSQEITWKNVFVHSTEKEKAQILYENQQILLDIAGLKENITDTICDIVWKDGKIIAVYKKEETIQGKVLSFNENQIEISGYGTLEYEGVLRIYKTYGTVEQLDESKLVIGNLQADFVVAEKKVCGIILKQPAQIENIRVLLMNDTLPYRENPMFVSDAECIVSIGESQQTIPAGQVIVPASMLPEGGNNYVKLMPITEEGRIYFSDETGERISLGYRGSIEIRRYLEGFGVVNQVSLEQYLYGVVPSEMPATYEIEALRAQAVCARSYACIQLMKGDYASFAANVDDSTNYQVYNKKEEDEKTNLAVDDTIGEVIKYNGEIAETYYFSTSCGHTDDMGIWNQPVEEKDGYLAGTTLLTDGSEPDFSSEEAFATFIQNKDIVAFDSDASYFRWRAELDMAGCIESVNQAVIERSQANPGNMQLIKADGSAAVVNDVAGFGTVTGMKVIERSSGGCMKKLQISYEQGTVQVMSEYNVRYILGKAMKKLTDKDDKEVNMALMPSAYCTIIPVESGYVVYGGGYGHGMGMSQNGANGMAKIGMSYIDILMKFYQGITIENIY